A single genomic interval of Acipenser ruthenus chromosome 28, fAciRut3.2 maternal haplotype, whole genome shotgun sequence harbors:
- the LOC117434452 gene encoding oxysterol-binding protein-related protein 5-like isoform X2, which translates to MKEENLFRRRFSLCPNTSTPLKIDPHTLTRNLSYGGDNDLYPLSPGTALERNGLPVLKDEISNTPMSNSKSDSKLSNGHDKEFTSPTDKMAKKESLKVQKKNYRQEKKRAAKELFSALKDPSVVIMANWLKIRGSLKSWTKLWCVLKPGVLLIFKTPKVDHWVGTTLLNACKLIERPSKKDGFCFKLYHPLDKSIWAMKGPKGENVGSFTQPLPSSHLIFRAASESDGRCWMDAIELALSCSSLYKLSSKQGKDVDLCCSSNSSHILNLLQSSTLSHQELFQMTESGNHHMENDGYSDKSDCGANESSQRVTEESDTDQSETQKDVLIELQATSYVEQGREEMAEAGVACQTETVSEENKGLMWTMLKQLRPGMDLSRVVLPTFILEPRSFLDKLSDYYYHADFLSQASVEESAYSRMKQVLRWYLSGFYKKPKGLKKPYNPILGETFRCCWLHPETDSCTFYVAEQVSHHPPVSAFYVCNKKDGFCVSGSILAKSKFYGNSLSAILDGKAMLFFLKRDEEYIITMPYAHCRGILYGTMTMELGGKVTIECEKTKYTAELEFKLKPFLCISSSVNMISGRILLGDELQATIDGHWDGEVFLCEKKSGDRNVFWSPTPEVRRQRLKRQVVHLGDQGEFESERLWLHVTNAIISKDQHKATQEKFILEEAQRQAARDQGDREWTPRLFRKDPISQDWLYKYADTNPWDSQMNLVEFEKDGVIQTLGTDGRRHNGISYSKKWATKQKTDCKRRKTSQNTESSSSTPEPSHESSDNESRNTGIAVKQWGCRSSGTKCIKEESDMPDIEATVASIQRTQLEMQRNLNALTRQVIQRRNSWDNFTLNCRYWLIICILLVFQLFINYIFK; encoded by the exons TCTGATTCCAAGCTCTCCAATGGCCATGATAAGGAGTTCACCTCGCCTACTGACAAGATGGCAAAGAAGGAGTCACTCAAG GTCCAGAAGAAGAATTACAGGCAGGAGAAGAAGAGAGCGGCGAAGGAGCTGTTCAGTGCGCTCAAGGACCCCAGTGTGGTAATCATGGCCAACTGGCTGAAG ATCCGCGGCTCTCTCAAGAGCTGGACGAAGCTGTGGTGCGTGCTGAAGCCTGGGGTGCTGCTGATCTTCAAGACCCCCAAGGTGGACCACTGGGTGGGGACCACTCTCCTCAACGCCTGCAAGCTCATCGAGAGGCCTTCCAAAAAGGACGGCTTCTGCTTCAAACTCTACCACCCACTGGACAAGTCCATCTGGGCCATGAAG GGTCCAAAGGGGGAGAATGTAGGCTCATTCACACAGCCACTACCCAGCAGCCATCTCATCTTTAGAGCAGCCTCTGAGTCTGATG GTCGCTGCTGGATGGATGCTATTGAGCTGGCACTGAGCTGCTCCAGTCTGTACAAGCTCAGCTCCAAGCAGGGCAAGGATGTGGACCTCTGCTGCTCTTCCAACTCCTCCCACATCCTCAACCTGCTGCAGTCTTCCACCCTGTCCCATCAAGAGCTCTTCCA GATGACTGAGTCTGGAAATCATCACATGGAAAATGATGGCTATTCTGACAAATCGGATTGCGGGGCCAATGAAAGCAGCCAGAGGGTAACTGAGGAAAGCGACACGGACCAGTCAGAGACGCAGAAGGACGTCCTCATCGAGCTGCAGGCAACCTCCTATGTAGAGCAGGGCCGGGAGGAGATGGCTGAG GCTGGAGTGGCGTGCCAGACGGAGACAGTCTCAGAGGAGAACAAGGGTCTGATGTGGACCATGCTGAAGCAGCTGCGGCCGGGGATGGACCTGTCTCGCGTGGTGCTGCCCACCTTCATCCTGGAGCCCCGCTCCTTCCTGGACAAGCTGTCCGATTACTACTACCATGCAGATTTCCTCTCCCA GGCTTCCGTGGAAGAGAGCGCATACAGTCGAATGAAGCAGGTCCTGAGGTGGTATCTGTCTGGCTTTTATAAGAAGCCAAAG GGGCTGAAGAAGCCATACAACCCAATACTGGGGGAGACGTTTCGTTGCTGCTGGCTCCACCCGGAGACCGACAGCTGCACGTTTTACGTTGCGGAACAG GTATCCCATCATCCCCCTGTGTCAGCCTTTTATGTCTGTAACAAAAAGGATGGGTTCTGTGTCAGTGGAAGTATCCTGGCCAAATCTAAGTTCTATG GCAACTCTTTATCGGCAATACTAGATGGGAAAGCcatgcttttttttctaaaacgaGATGAGGAATACATAATCACGATGCCCTATGCGCACTGCAGAG GTATTCTGTATGGTACAATGACCATGGAGCTGGGAGGGAAAGTTACTATTGAATGtgaaaaaacaaagtacacagcaGAACTGGAGTTCAAACTGAAG CCCTTCCTGTGCATCAGCAGCAGCGTGAACATGATTTCAGGGAGGATTCTTCTGGGCGATGAACTGCAGGCCACTATCGATGGACACTGG GATGGCGAGGTCTTTCTTTGTGAGAAGAAGTCTGGTGACCGCAACGTCTTCTGGAGCCCCACTCCAGAAGTCCGCAGACAGAGACTCAAGAGACAGGTGGTGCATCTCGGCGACCAGGGAGAGTTTGAGTCTGAACG GTTGTGGCTGCATGTGACAAACGCAATCATCAGTAAAGACCAGCACAAGGCCACGCAGGAGAAGTTTATTCTGGAAGAAGCCCAGCGGCAAGCTGCTAGGGACCAGGGAGACAGAGAGTGGACCCCACGGCTCTTCAGAAAGGACCCCATTTCACAGGACTGGCTGTACAAATATGCAGA CACCAACCCCTGGGATTCTCAGATGAACCTGGTTGAGTTTGAGAAAGACGGAGTGATTCAGACCCTGGGGACAGACGGCAGGAGGCACAACGGCATCAGCTACAGCAAGAAATGGGCCACAAAACAAAAG ACGGATTGCAAGCGGCGTAAAACCAGCCAGAACACCGAGAGCAGCAGCTCCACCCCGGAGCCCTCCCACGAGTCGTCCGATAACGAGAGCAGGAATACAGGAATCGCAGTGAAACAATGGG gtTGTCGAAGCTCAGGCACGAAATGTATCAAAGAGGAAAGTGACATGCCAGACATTGAGGCAACCGTAGCATCAAtacagaggacacagctggaaatgcagAG gaACCTCAATGCCCTGACCCGCCAAGTAATCCAGAGGAGAAACTCCTGGGACAACTTCACCTTGAACTGTCGCTACTGGCTTATAATCTGCATCCTGCTTGTGTTTCAACTCTTCATAAACTACATcttcaaatga